A region of Paraburkholderia sp. BL23I1N1 DNA encodes the following proteins:
- a CDS encoding efflux transporter outer membrane subunit, with amino-acid sequence MKPAPSCRLTFACALIVSMSVALSGCVTVGPDFKQPDVTLENQWLESLPEQAQIAPAAEAAWWTAFNDPVLSALEQRAYERNLSLQVAGLHIFKARAQLATSAENLLPQSGSVSAGADHINTSGVGPIPPAHLWAEHLRANVGWEIDFWGKYRRQIESDRAQLRVSEAAYDNSLVSLFADVANAYIDLRALEQRIVVAQQNLKAVQQSLTLTQARYKRGASTQLDVEQAATLVAETEAAIPPLIKARAQDRDTLAVLLADPPDAVDAQLKGSTAIPVPPTQIDVGIPADLLRRRPDVRQAALNAAAQSALIGAAKAKLYPSLSLTGLFGLSSGEQHGIGLTQWGSKTIGLFSVGVTVPIFNRGQLKNAVRIQDAAFEEAVLDYQNTVLQAQREVEDAIAALRTSLDALAASSRASDASQRALKLANIQYRAGSVTYDTVIDASRSVLRDGDSLAQNQGIAALAAVSLYRALGGGWEVAQEQQVVSEQIAEQMAQRTDWGRLLNPPANSALARTSGDRLENEK; translated from the coding sequence ATGAAACCTGCCCCGTCCTGCCGCCTGACCTTCGCCTGCGCGCTGATTGTGTCGATGAGCGTGGCGCTGTCAGGTTGCGTGACAGTCGGGCCCGACTTCAAACAGCCGGACGTGACGCTGGAAAACCAGTGGCTCGAGAGCTTGCCTGAACAGGCACAGATCGCGCCCGCCGCAGAGGCGGCCTGGTGGACCGCGTTCAACGATCCGGTGTTGAGCGCGCTGGAACAGCGCGCGTATGAGCGCAACCTGTCGCTGCAAGTGGCGGGTCTGCACATTTTCAAGGCGCGCGCGCAACTCGCGACCAGTGCGGAGAATCTGCTGCCGCAATCGGGCAGCGTCTCAGCCGGCGCGGACCATATCAATACGAGCGGCGTCGGTCCCATTCCGCCGGCGCATCTGTGGGCCGAGCATCTGCGGGCGAACGTCGGCTGGGAAATCGACTTCTGGGGCAAGTACCGCCGGCAGATCGAGTCGGACCGCGCACAACTGCGTGTGTCGGAAGCCGCCTATGACAACTCGCTCGTGTCGCTGTTCGCCGATGTCGCCAATGCGTACATAGATCTGCGCGCGCTCGAGCAGCGTATCGTCGTAGCGCAGCAGAATCTGAAGGCGGTGCAGCAGAGTCTCACGCTGACCCAGGCGCGCTACAAACGCGGCGCGTCGACCCAGCTCGATGTCGAACAGGCCGCCACGCTGGTGGCCGAAACCGAGGCGGCGATTCCGCCGCTCATCAAGGCACGCGCGCAAGACCGCGACACGCTCGCGGTGCTGCTCGCCGATCCACCCGACGCCGTCGATGCGCAGCTCAAAGGCAGCACGGCGATTCCCGTGCCGCCGACGCAGATCGATGTCGGGATTCCCGCCGATCTGTTGCGCCGCCGTCCCGATGTGCGCCAGGCCGCGCTCAATGCCGCGGCGCAATCGGCGCTGATCGGCGCGGCCAAGGCGAAGCTGTACCCGTCGCTATCGTTGACGGGACTGTTCGGGCTTTCGTCGGGTGAACAGCATGGTATCGGACTGACGCAATGGGGCAGCAAGACGATCGGCCTCTTTTCGGTGGGGGTTACGGTGCCGATCTTCAATCGCGGCCAGTTAAAAAACGCCGTGCGGATTCAGGACGCCGCTTTCGAGGAAGCCGTGCTCGACTATCAGAATACGGTCCTGCAAGCGCAGAGAGAAGTGGAGGACGCCATTGCCGCGCTGCGCACCTCGCTCGATGCGCTGGCGGCGTCGTCGCGTGCGTCCGATGCGTCGCAACGTGCTTTGAAGCTCGCCAATATCCAGTATCGCGCCGGGTCGGTCACGTACGACACGGTGATCGATGCGTCGCGTTCGGTGTTGCGCGACGGCGACTCGCTCGCGCAGAACCAGGGGATCGCCGCGCTCGCGGCGGTGTCGCTGTATCGCGCATTGGGTGGCGGATGGGAAGTGGCGCAGGAGCAGCAGGTGGTGAGCGAACAGATTGCCGAACAGATGGCGCAGCGCACGGACTGGGGGCGGTTGCTAAATCCGCCCGCGAATTCCGCGCTGGCGCGCACCAGTGGAGACCGGCTCGAGAATGAGAAATGA
- a CDS encoding response regulator, translating to MDRPAKIIVLDDEAELRNMLQRFLRGHGFEVRIAEDGKRLDRYLEREPFDLLVLDLMIGEEDGLEICARLRAQGQTLPILMLTAKGDPLDRVVGLETGADDYLAKPFLPRELVARINALLRRQKIASGDVTVTSQSVRFGDFSLDVGKQQLSRTGELLELHSAQMMLLVALASSPNRPVSRDNLLARARGREHDALDRSIDVQVLRLRQIIEDDPSKPRFIKTVWGVGYMLVADVDS from the coding sequence ATGGATCGCCCCGCCAAAATCATTGTGCTCGACGACGAAGCCGAGCTGCGCAACATGCTGCAGCGTTTCCTGCGCGGCCACGGTTTCGAGGTGCGGATCGCGGAAGACGGCAAGCGGCTCGACCGCTATCTGGAGCGCGAGCCGTTCGATCTGCTGGTGCTCGATCTGATGATCGGTGAAGAAGACGGCCTCGAAATCTGCGCCCGTTTGCGCGCGCAAGGGCAGACGTTGCCGATTCTGATGCTGACCGCCAAGGGCGATCCGCTCGACCGGGTGGTCGGCCTCGAAACCGGCGCCGACGATTATCTCGCCAAACCGTTCCTGCCGCGTGAACTGGTGGCGCGGATCAACGCGCTGCTGCGCCGCCAGAAGATCGCCTCGGGCGATGTCACCGTGACCTCGCAGAGCGTGCGCTTCGGCGATTTCAGTCTCGACGTCGGCAAGCAGCAGTTGTCACGTACGGGAGAGTTGCTGGAGCTTCATTCGGCGCAGATGATGCTGCTGGTCGCGCTGGCTTCGTCGCCGAACCGGCCCGTGAGCCGCGACAATCTGCTGGCGCGCGCCCGTGGGCGCGAGCACGATGCGCTTGATCGCAGCATCGATGTGCAGGTGTTGCGGCTCCGGCAGATCATCGAGGACGACCCGTCCAAGCCGCGCTTCATCAAGACTGTGTGGGGCGTCGGCTACATGCTGGTCGCGGACGTCGACTCATGA
- a CDS encoding efflux RND transporter permease subunit: protein MIRFFVERPVLANVIALIVMLLGAALINLPIAQYPPITPPTVQVVARFPGASAATVIDRVALPIETQVNGVENALYMQSTSTNDGTYTLTVTFAVGTDVDKAQVLVQNRVSAATAQLPQAVQQQGVTVRKRSTAILQLYTLQSPDPKYDTLFLSNYAVIYLRDTLARLPGVGDVTVFGTGQYSMRVWLDPQKLSERNLTAADVMQAIQSQSKDVSAGQLGSEPNAGGQAFQLTVNMQGVLSDPHEFDDIIIKADSNNGGHFVRIRDVGHTELGSSSYGQFFNIDGKPAAGIAIYQLPEANALEVGNAVKATMARLAKDMPKGVSYQLPFDTTIFVRQSVIDVYKTLFEAGLLVLAVILLFLQNWRAMLVPATTIPVTIIGTFGAIYLLGFSINLLTLFAIVLAIGIVVDDAIVVVEGITQHIERGKTPKQAAVDAMHELLGPIVGITLVLISVFLPSAFLGGVTGQMYRQFALVVVATTIISAINAVTLKPVQSARWLRHARPGKPNIVYRVFDKGYASAEKVYVRIVSWFVQRCGLALVIALVLGAASAFLLTRVPTSFIPLEDQGYMLIAAQLADAASLERTREASAQIEKRIGAIPGVSHVVSIGGISPLDNNASLPNSALIYVTLDDWSKRGKGEDLRSLYLRMNSELAKLPDVRSVVIVPPPIQGLGNSGGVQMQVMLTDGSQNYQRLQDATDALIANVSKRPELQRVFSPFRAAVPTVELTLDRAKAESLQVPVGNVFDLLEDYVGSSYVNQFTTFNHTFPVFVQADGAFRRETDDIRRLQIRSNSGHMVELGTFIDAHASVGPAVATLYNLAPAAAINGNPANGYSTGQAIAAFEQEAARVLPAGIGYEWTAMSYQEKLVGNSAYWVFAVGVLLVFCVLAAQYESWLLPVAVVLAVPIALLGTAGTLAALGAANNLYTQIGLVLLIALSAKNAILIVEFARHLRAQGVSIAEAAVEAARLRFRPIMMTSFAFILGVVPLVIATGASASARRSLGIAVFSGMLASTCIAVLFIPSIYVLLQRQAERHAARHASPDA, encoded by the coding sequence ATGATCCGCTTCTTCGTCGAGCGTCCGGTCCTTGCCAATGTGATCGCGTTGATCGTGATGCTGCTCGGCGCCGCGCTGATCAACTTGCCGATCGCGCAGTATCCGCCGATTACGCCGCCGACCGTGCAGGTTGTCGCCCGCTTTCCGGGCGCGAGCGCGGCGACCGTGATCGACCGCGTGGCGCTGCCGATCGAAACGCAGGTCAATGGTGTGGAAAACGCGCTGTACATGCAATCGACCAGCACGAACGACGGCACCTACACGCTCACGGTCACCTTCGCCGTCGGCACGGACGTCGATAAAGCGCAGGTGCTGGTGCAAAACCGCGTTTCGGCCGCCACCGCGCAATTGCCGCAAGCGGTGCAGCAGCAGGGCGTGACCGTGCGCAAGCGCTCCACGGCAATCCTGCAGTTGTACACGCTGCAGTCGCCAGACCCGAAATACGACACGCTGTTTCTGAGCAATTACGCGGTGATTTATCTGCGCGATACGCTGGCGCGTTTGCCGGGTGTCGGTGACGTTACCGTGTTCGGCACGGGGCAGTACAGCATGCGCGTGTGGCTCGATCCACAGAAGCTGAGCGAGCGCAATCTGACCGCCGCCGATGTGATGCAGGCGATCCAGAGTCAAAGCAAGGACGTGAGCGCGGGCCAGCTCGGCTCCGAGCCGAACGCCGGCGGCCAGGCATTCCAGCTCACGGTGAACATGCAGGGCGTGCTCTCCGATCCGCACGAGTTCGACGACATCATCATCAAGGCCGATTCAAACAATGGTGGCCACTTCGTTCGAATTCGCGATGTGGGTCACACCGAACTGGGTTCGTCGAGTTACGGGCAATTCTTCAATATCGACGGCAAACCCGCTGCGGGTATCGCTATCTATCAACTCCCCGAGGCCAACGCGCTGGAAGTGGGCAACGCCGTGAAGGCGACCATGGCGCGTCTCGCGAAAGACATGCCGAAGGGCGTCAGCTATCAATTGCCGTTCGATACGACGATCTTCGTACGGCAGTCGGTGATCGACGTGTACAAGACGCTGTTCGAAGCCGGGTTGCTGGTGCTCGCGGTGATCCTGCTGTTTCTGCAGAACTGGCGCGCGATGCTCGTGCCCGCCACGACGATTCCGGTGACGATCATCGGCACGTTCGGCGCAATTTACCTGCTCGGCTTCTCGATCAATCTGTTGACGCTGTTCGCGATCGTGCTGGCAATCGGCATCGTGGTGGACGATGCCATCGTGGTGGTCGAAGGAATTACGCAGCATATCGAGCGGGGCAAGACGCCGAAGCAGGCCGCCGTCGACGCGATGCACGAGTTGCTCGGGCCGATTGTCGGCATCACGCTGGTGCTGATCTCGGTGTTCCTGCCGTCGGCGTTTCTCGGCGGCGTGACCGGCCAGATGTACCGGCAGTTCGCGCTGGTTGTGGTCGCCACGACGATCATCAGCGCGATCAATGCGGTGACGCTGAAGCCGGTGCAGAGCGCACGCTGGCTGCGTCACGCGCGGCCCGGCAAGCCGAACATCGTGTATCGCGTGTTCGACAAGGGATACGCCAGCGCCGAAAAGGTCTATGTACGCATTGTTTCGTGGTTCGTGCAGCGCTGCGGGCTGGCGCTCGTCATCGCGCTGGTACTCGGCGCAGCGTCCGCGTTTCTGCTGACACGCGTGCCGACCAGTTTCATTCCGCTCGAAGATCAGGGCTATATGCTGATCGCCGCGCAACTGGCGGATGCCGCTTCGCTCGAACGCACCCGTGAGGCGAGCGCGCAGATAGAAAAACGTATCGGCGCGATTCCCGGTGTGAGCCACGTGGTGTCGATCGGCGGCATCTCGCCGCTCGATAACAACGCATCGCTACCGAATTCCGCGCTGATCTACGTCACGCTCGACGACTGGAGCAAGCGTGGCAAAGGCGAGGACCTGCGCTCGCTCTATTTGCGCATGAATAGCGAACTTGCGAAACTGCCCGATGTACGCTCCGTAGTGATCGTGCCGCCGCCGATTCAGGGCCTCGGCAATAGCGGCGGTGTGCAGATGCAGGTCATGCTCACGGACGGCTCTCAAAACTATCAGCGCTTGCAGGACGCTACCGACGCGCTGATCGCCAACGTCTCGAAGCGGCCCGAACTGCAGCGCGTGTTCAGCCCGTTTCGCGCGGCGGTGCCGACCGTCGAACTCACGCTCGATCGCGCCAAGGCCGAGTCGCTGCAGGTACCGGTCGGCAATGTGTTCGACCTGCTGGAGGATTACGTCGGCTCGAGCTATGTGAACCAGTTCACGACGTTCAACCATACGTTCCCTGTATTCGTGCAGGCCGACGGCGCGTTTCGCCGCGAAACCGACGACATTCGCCGCCTGCAGATTCGCAGTAACAGCGGCCATATGGTGGAGTTGGGCACCTTTATCGACGCGCATGCGAGCGTGGGCCCCGCGGTGGCGACGCTGTACAACCTGGCGCCGGCCGCGGCCATCAACGGCAATCCGGCGAACGGCTATAGCACCGGTCAGGCGATCGCCGCGTTCGAGCAGGAAGCGGCGCGCGTGCTGCCCGCCGGTATAGGCTACGAATGGACTGCGATGTCGTATCAGGAGAAACTGGTCGGCAATTCGGCCTATTGGGTGTTTGCCGTGGGCGTATTACTGGTGTTCTGCGTGCTGGCGGCCCAGTACGAAAGCTGGTTGTTGCCGGTGGCGGTGGTGCTCGCCGTGCCGATCGCGTTGCTCGGTACGGCCGGCACGCTTGCCGCGCTCGGCGCGGCCAACAATCTGTACACGCAGATCGGCCTCGTGCTGCTGATCGCGCTCTCCGCGAAGAATGCGATTCTGATCGTCGAATTCGCGCGGCATTTGCGCGCGCAGGGCGTGAGCATCGCCGAGGCCGCGGTGGAAGCGGCGCGTTTGCGGTTCCGGCCGATCATGATGACCTCGTTCGCGTTCATTCTCGGCGTGGTGCCGCTCGTGATCGCCACCGGCGCAAGTGCGAGCGCGCGCCGGTCGCTTGGGATTGCGGTATTTTCTGGGATGCTTGCTTCAACGTGTATCGCCGTGCTGTTCATTCCGTCGATCTACGTGCTGTTGCAGCGCCAGGCCGAACGGCACGCGGCGCGGCATGCATCGCCCGACGCTTAA
- a CDS encoding EF-hand domain-containing protein, translating into MKKLIAVVLLCCASAVTFAQTAAPQGANPQRMERMERMAQQLQSRFANANTTHDGKLTKEQAAAGMPMVAKHFDEIDTQKAGYITLPQIAAFMQERGAAH; encoded by the coding sequence ATGAAAAAGTTGATCGCCGTTGTGCTGCTGTGCTGTGCATCCGCCGTCACGTTCGCCCAAACAGCTGCACCGCAGGGCGCCAATCCTCAACGCATGGAACGCATGGAACGCATGGCGCAGCAGTTGCAATCGCGCTTTGCAAATGCCAACACCACGCACGACGGCAAGCTCACCAAGGAACAGGCGGCAGCCGGCATGCCGATGGTCGCGAAGCATTTCGATGAAATCGACACGCAGAAAGCGGGCTACATCACGCTGCCGCAGATCGCGGCATTCATGCAGGAACGCGGGGCAGCGCACTGA
- a CDS encoding alpha-amylase family glycosyl hydrolase — MKPFLPVCRRAAVLGAAFVLSFVPLLLLTGCNSSVDSMAADNALLLNAPSPQWQDQIIYFVLTDRFNDGDTSNDNQGAGEFDPTMESKYSGGDIRGIQQKIAYIQGLGATAVWLTPPVANQWWDPLVNYGGYHGYWAADFTQVDRHMGSVGDYQQLSSALHKAGMYLIQDIVVNHTGDFFAYQGGWNANNPAQFWIRNAGSVPVTAPTQAPFNEDDPTDPAQQAAAIYHWTPDISNFQDQNQLFNYQLFGLDDLNTGNPVVRTALRSSYGYWIKTVGVDAFRIDTAFYVPQTFFSDFMNSTETAAPGIFQVAQSTGRTAFHAFGEGQGQDAAYDDTISKKIQTYMSDANGNDILPAMLNYTLYYTLVDVLENGHPAAELSYRIRDMMQVFKRPYLMPTFLDNHDVNRFLSAGSLAGLQQGLVLLMTLPGIPVIYYGTGQQFSVQRASMFAAGYASGGKDHFDTSAPMYRFIAQLSALRKQYKVFSRGTPAILQDNGNSPGILAYSMSYAGSTAIVVINTSDTDTQTAHFAPGLPAGSVLTSQIAVGATAPNLFVAADGTVTQSLLPRSAYVWLAAAGS, encoded by the coding sequence ATGAAACCCTTCCTTCCGGTTTGTCGTCGTGCTGCCGTGCTCGGGGCGGCATTCGTGCTGTCGTTCGTGCCGTTACTGTTACTGACTGGTTGCAATTCATCGGTCGATTCGATGGCCGCGGACAATGCCTTGCTCCTGAACGCGCCGTCGCCGCAATGGCAGGACCAGATCATCTATTTCGTGCTGACCGACCGCTTCAACGACGGTGACACGAGCAACGACAATCAGGGCGCCGGCGAATTCGACCCGACCATGGAATCGAAATACAGTGGCGGTGATATTCGCGGCATCCAGCAGAAAATCGCCTATATCCAGGGCCTGGGCGCCACCGCCGTATGGTTGACGCCGCCGGTCGCGAACCAGTGGTGGGACCCGCTCGTCAATTACGGCGGCTACCACGGCTACTGGGCCGCGGACTTCACGCAGGTGGACCGCCATATGGGTTCGGTCGGTGACTATCAGCAACTCTCGAGTGCCTTGCATAAAGCGGGCATGTATCTGATTCAGGACATCGTGGTCAATCACACCGGCGATTTCTTCGCATACCAGGGCGGCTGGAATGCGAACAATCCCGCGCAATTCTGGATCCGCAACGCCGGTTCGGTGCCGGTTACCGCGCCCACCCAGGCGCCGTTCAACGAGGACGATCCAACCGATCCCGCGCAGCAGGCCGCGGCGATCTATCACTGGACGCCGGACATCAGCAACTTCCAGGATCAGAATCAGTTGTTCAACTACCAGCTATTCGGCCTCGACGATCTGAACACCGGGAATCCGGTGGTACGTACGGCATTGCGTAGCAGTTACGGCTACTGGATCAAGACCGTCGGTGTCGACGCGTTTCGCATCGATACCGCGTTTTACGTACCGCAAACCTTTTTCAGCGACTTCATGAACTCGACCGAGACGGCCGCGCCCGGCATCTTCCAGGTCGCCCAATCCACCGGCCGCACGGCATTTCATGCGTTCGGCGAAGGACAAGGCCAGGACGCCGCCTACGACGACACGATTTCGAAGAAGATCCAGACGTACATGAGCGACGCCAACGGCAACGACATCCTGCCGGCCATGCTCAACTACACGCTTTACTACACCCTGGTCGACGTGCTGGAGAACGGGCATCCCGCAGCCGAACTGAGCTACCGCATCCGCGACATGATGCAGGTGTTCAAGCGGCCGTATCTGATGCCGACTTTTCTCGACAATCACGACGTCAACCGCTTTCTCTCCGCCGGCTCGCTGGCGGGTCTGCAACAGGGTCTCGTTCTCCTGATGACGCTGCCGGGCATTCCAGTGATCTATTACGGCACCGGGCAACAGTTCTCCGTGCAGCGCGCTTCCATGTTCGCCGCGGGTTACGCGTCGGGCGGCAAGGATCACTTCGACACCAGTGCGCCGATGTACCGGTTCATTGCGCAACTCAGCGCGCTGCGCAAGCAGTACAAAGTGTTCTCGCGTGGCACGCCGGCCATTCTTCAGGACAACGGGAATTCACCAGGCATTCTTGCGTACAGCATGTCCTATGCTGGTTCAACGGCCATTGTTGTAATCAACACATCGGATACGGACACGCAGACGGCGCATTTTGCGCCGGGCCTGCCCGCGGGGAGCGTGTTGACCAGCCAGATCGCCGTCGGTGCGACGGCCCCGAATCTGTTCGTGGCCGCCGACGGCACCGTCACACAGTCCTTGCTTCCTCGTTCCGCGTATGTCTGGCTCGCTGCCGCCGGCAGCTAG
- a CDS encoding efflux RND transporter periplasmic adaptor subunit has protein sequence MGLCIVLAVALALALAACRDGNTSSAQSAQSAPLPQVSVTRPMPREVREQLDLSGTVAPSATVTLVARVQGVLKEIGFTDGAYVKQGQVLFRIEPDTYRAQLTYDQAALENADQELVRQKQLTSDNATSESTLQKAQTTRDQALAKRDMSRINLAYTEIRAPFAGRVGARAFDVGNLVGASDSTKLATLDRIQPVYVNFTLNERDANRIGIFTQPPRTVRVNVLGSPAGQGQGEGAALEFVDTRVDPDSGAVKLRADIANQDAHLIPGMSVEVHIPAGAPHNVLLVPDTALLREQAGASVLVVNSAGVIEKRAVVTGGLYGSQRAVTSGLDANDQVVTGGALAVAPGAKVQVVAAAALGQS, from the coding sequence GTGGGGCTTTGCATCGTGCTGGCGGTGGCGTTAGCGTTAGCGTTGGCCGCGTGCCGCGACGGCAACACCTCCTCAGCGCAATCGGCGCAATCCGCGCCTTTGCCGCAAGTGAGCGTGACGCGGCCTATGCCGCGCGAAGTGCGCGAGCAGCTCGATCTGAGCGGCACCGTCGCACCCTCGGCGACGGTCACGCTCGTCGCGCGCGTGCAAGGCGTGCTGAAGGAAATCGGCTTTACCGATGGTGCTTACGTCAAGCAAGGACAGGTGCTGTTTCGCATCGAGCCGGATACGTATCGCGCGCAACTGACCTACGACCAGGCCGCGCTCGAGAACGCCGACCAGGAACTGGTCCGGCAAAAGCAGCTCACGTCCGATAACGCTACCTCCGAATCGACGCTGCAAAAAGCGCAGACCACACGCGACCAGGCGCTCGCCAAACGCGACATGTCGCGTATCAATCTCGCTTACACGGAAATACGCGCGCCGTTTGCCGGCCGCGTCGGCGCGCGCGCATTCGACGTCGGCAATCTGGTGGGCGCCTCCGACTCCACGAAGCTCGCCACGCTGGATCGCATCCAGCCGGTGTACGTGAATTTCACGCTCAATGAGCGCGACGCGAACCGCATCGGAATTTTTACGCAGCCGCCGCGCACGGTGCGCGTCAATGTGCTCGGCTCGCCCGCCGGCCAGGGGCAGGGTGAGGGCGCCGCGCTCGAATTCGTCGACACACGGGTCGATCCGGACAGCGGGGCGGTCAAGCTGCGCGCCGATATTGCCAACCAGGACGCACACCTGATTCCGGGCATGTCGGTCGAGGTGCATATTCCTGCCGGCGCGCCGCACAACGTGCTGCTGGTGCCGGACACTGCGTTACTGCGCGAGCAGGCGGGCGCGTCGGTACTGGTGGTGAACAGCGCGGGCGTGATCGAGAAACGCGCGGTGGTCACGGGTGGTCTGTACGGTTCGCAGCGGGCCGTCACCTCGGGTCTCGATGCAAACGACCAGGTCGTGACCGGCGGCGCGCTGGCCGTCGCGCCCGGCGCCAAAGTGCAGGTGGTCGCCGCTGCGGCGCTGGGCCAGTCATGA